The genomic region CTGCATTGCCGCCAACTTTCGGAACAAGCGCCGCTCCCTTCATGCCTGCAAGCGCTGGCATCAGCGAATTGCTTGGATAAATGTAGAAAATACGATATGTCCCAGCAATGTGTTTCATGGGGGGGAGTATGCGTTTTATCTATAATCCTTGCACAGACGCCTCGTTTAATCTGGCGGCGGAAGAATGGCTGCTGCGCAATAGCGAAACCGACATCTTTATGCTCTGGCGTAATGCGGCTTCTGTTATTGTGGGACGAAACCAGAACTCCCACTCCGAAATCAACGCCGATTATGTGCAGCAGCACGGCATCCCCGTTGTGCGCAGGCTCACCGGCGGGGGTGCGGTCTTTCATGATCTGGGGAATATCAACTTTACCTTCATCAGCCTGAACAACCATTCGGGGCTGCTGGACTTCAAGCGCTTTGCCACGCCCATTACCGAAGCGCTCAATGCCCTTGGAGTCCCCTGTGAATTCAATGGCCGTAACGATATGGTCGTTGGAGAAAGCAAAATTTCCGGCAACGCGCAGCACATGCACCGCGACCGCCTGCTGCACCACGGCACCCTGCTGTATTCTGCCAACCTGGATTCCGTCTGTGCCGCGCTCAAGCCCAGTCCCGCAAAATACATTGATAAATCTGTCAAAAGCGTGCGCGGTCGCGTGGGCAACATTGTGGATTTTTTGCCCCAGCCCATGCCCATTGAGGAATTCATAAACTACCTCATGCGCTTTGTGGCCGGGGAGGATTCTATAGGGCAGACTGCCTTGAGCGCGGAGGAAATAACCGCCATTGAAGCTCTGGCAGAAGAACGCTACCGCTCCTGGTACTGGAATTTTGGCTATTCACCCAATTACGCCTTTGAGCGCAGCACAAAGACCCCTAGCGGCGTGCTTGACGTACATATGGATGTGCGTGACGGCATAATCGCCGATATCCGTCTGTTCGGCGACTATTTTGGCGTTCGGGATGTGACGGAACTTGAAGACATGCTCTGCGGATGCAGGCACGAACGTGAGGCTCTTGAACGTCGACTGGCTCTGGTGCACATTGACGCATTCATTCAGGGCATTGGCGACCGCATGTTTCTGGACTGTCTTTTTTAGCCAGACCGACAGGGGCATGGGGCAACCGTCGGCGCAGTTCATTTTTATGCTTTATTAATTTTCATATATTTTATTCGCTTTATTTTTCGGGCTTTTCCCCATATCTTCCTGTTTGCGCATATGCGCTCCAGCAGCGTGTTGCAGGTCTGCTTTGCAGGGTGATCCTCTGCGCATGGTCTGATTCTGTGGGCTGATGTGTACTTTTAAGATTTTTCCTGACTTGCGCGAGACAGTTGTATGTGGCAGTGCATAACATCTGGCGCCAAAAATAACTTGGCGTTGGCGCCAGGCAGGCGGCAAGCAAGTATCAATTACAAGCTGGCAACGCACACAATGGGGGCATTACAATGAGCGCTTCTACCAGAGATCTTGTTGGTATAATCATCAACCGCACCTCCCGCACATGGCGTACCAAGCTTGACGAGCGTCTTTCCCACCTGGGGCTGACCCAGGCGCGCTGGCTGGTGCTCATGCATCTGTCGCGGATGAACGGCAAGGCCCTGCAAAAGGACTTGGCTGTTTCTGTGGGTGTGGAAGGCCCCACCCTTGTGCGGGTGCTGGACGGCCTTGAACGGATGGGCCTTGTGGAACGCGTGGGCGTGGAGGGCGACAGGCGCGCCAGACGCATTTGTCTGACCCCCAAGGCGGACAGCGTCATCAACGATATCTTGAGCATTGGCACAAAACTGCGCGTTGAAGCTCTGACGGGCATATCCGATGCAGACCTTGAAGTTTTTTACCGTGTGACGGAAGTTATTCTGGCCAATCTGCTGTCCGCATCAGCAAAGTAGCGTTTAACGCAGCTTTGCAGCAGCGTTTTTATCCCCGGCATACTTGGGGGGCGCAGGCGCGTGGCCTGTTTGTTCAGTGCCTGCGTAGCAGATGGGGCAGGGCCGTTGCGCAGAAAATACCGCCCAGAATGGCAAGGGCGCTCACCAGCAGTCGTAGCCCCAGAGTTTCATCCATGAGCATGGCGCCACCCAGGGCGGTGATGAGTGGTACGCTCAACTGCACCACAGCTGCTGAGGGCACGCTGAGCCAGCGCAAAACCGCATACCAGAGAACGTAGCCAAGGGCGGATGCCAGCGCCCCGGCTGCCAGGGCGCACACAACGCCTGCCCACGGCCATGCGGCAGGCATTCCCGCCTGGTCAAAGGCCACAGCCCATGCCAGCAGTGCTACAGCTAGTGGAACGCAACGGATAAAATTGCCAGCCGTGGCCGCAGCGGCATTGTCGCCGCCCCTGCCATAGATCGTGTAGGCCGCCCAGCACAGGCCAGAGCAGAAAATGACCGTAGCCGCCCCTGCTGGCGGCGCATCAAGCCCCGGAAGCAGCAGATAGATTAGGCCTGCCATGGCAAGCCCAATGCCCAGGCTCTGGGCCTTGCCGGGATGTTGCCCCAGCCGCAGCCCGGCCACGAGCATGCCAGCCTGCACGGCCACGGCAATGACCAGAGCGCCCGCCCCGGCAGATAGCCGAACATAAGCCCAGGAAAAGCAGGCCATATAGCCAAACAGCGCCAAGGCCGCACCCCAGCTGCCGGCACGCAGCGGGTTGCCGCCGCGCCGCATCTGGAGCAGCCAGAGCATGGCAGCGGCAGAAATGGCCCTCAGGGCCGTATATGCAGAGGGATTCAGGGGATGAGCGTTTTGGCCTTCGGCAAGCGCAAAACGGCAGAGCAGGGAATTGGCGGCAAAAAGAATCATGACCAAGGTCGTCAAGGCCGCCACCACCAAGGGGGAAGCATGCGTCTTGACTGTCGCGTTGCCAGCCCTGACGCCCACACGCATCAGTCAATCCGCCGTGCGCCCTGCAACTTGCGGAACACAGTACTGCGGTTGATCTGGAACAGCTCCGCCACGCGCTGCACAGAGCCGTGCACTTCAATGGCCTTGAGCAGGAAATCCCGCTCCATTTCGGCCATGATGTCGCGCAGGGGGCGGCGGGCGGCGAGGATGTCCTCGCTATAGCACGAGGCTTCGCGGGGTGCGCCGGATATCTGTGGCGGCAGGTCGCGAGGGGAAATCAGCGGCCCGCTGAGCGTGATGACCAGACTGTGCACAAGGTTTTGCAGCTCGCGCACGTTGCCGGGCCAGGAATAGGCCGTCATGATGTCGAGGGTCACGTCCATAAAGGCCATGGCCTTGTGGTATTTGGCAGTGTACTGGGCAAGGTAGTGTTCTGCCAGGGGGCGCACGTCTTCCTGCCTTTCGCGCAGTGGGGGGATGCGCACCGTGGCAACATTGAGGCGGTAGTACAGGTCGCGGCGGAAGGTCCCGGCCTCCACGCTTTCGGCCAGATCGCGGTTGGTGGCGGCAATGATGCGCACGTCCACCTTGCGCGGGCTGGAAGCGCCCACCCGCATGATTTCGCCGTCCTGGAGCACGCGCAAAAGCCGCGTCTGCATGGAAAGCGGCAACTCGCCCACTTCGTCCAGAAAGATCGTGCTGCCATCGGCAATTTCAAAATACCCGGCCTTGCCCTTGTTGGAAGCGCCAGTGAACGCCCCCGGCATATAGCCGAACAGCTCCGATTCCGTGAGTGATTCTGAAATGCCGCCGCAGTCGACCTTGAGCAGGATTTTATCGTTACGGGCCGACTGGGAGTGGGTGTAGCGGGCAAATACGTCCTTACCTGCGCCGGTTTCGCCCAAAATAAGCACGGTCGCGTCCGTGTCCGCAAAGCGGCGGAGCAGGGAAACCACATCGCCCATGGCCCGGCTGGCATACACAGGTTCGCGTGATTTTGCCGCGCCCTGTGCAATGTAGGCCAACTGGTCGTTGATCTGGTCAATAAGCTTGCACTGCCCGGCCACCTGATCCTGTAATTGCGCCAGCAGTGTGACATCGCGCGCAAACGTGACCACAAGACACAGGTCTCCCTTGGCGTCAAAAACGGGAAAGCCCGTGAGCACGAGCTTTTTGCCGTTTTTGAGTTGCTGCACATGGGTGGTGGGCCTGCCCGTGCGCACTATTTCCGGGTTCAGAATGCAGTCAAACGTGCCTTCCTGTACCAGATCGCGCACATTTTTGCCGCGTATCTGTTCCTGGGTCAGCCCGGTCAGCTGTTCGTACATGCGGTTAACCTGCAGGCTGGTGCCAGCGGCATCACTTATAAAGACGCCTTCGGGCAGGGCATCGAGGATGCGCTCCACATGTTTGGATAGAAGCTCGGAAGATCTGCATGCCATAGGTCAATTTTTTGGGGGGGTAAGTGGTTATCAGTGCGGTACGCGGAGCCGATCGCCCAGGATGGCCTGCGCCACAGCCTGAAGCCTGTTCATGTGTTCTGTTTCCAGCTTTACATCACCCATGGGCACGGGTCTGTCGAGAAACTGGTATTTCTGCGTGCCAAGGCGATGGTAGGGCAGCATTTCGTATTCCACCCGCTCAAAAGGCTTGAGGAATCCGGCAATGGCGGCAATGGCCTCTTCGCTGTCGTTAAAGCCGGGGATAACCGGCGTGCGTGCCAGTATTGGCAGATCAGAAAATTCTTCTGCCAGAATGCGGAAGTTTTCGAGGATATGCCTGTTGGACAGGCCTGTCTGCGCTTCATGCACTGCGCTGTCCATATGTTTGATGTCGAACAGCACGTAATTGAGGTATGGCGCGGCCTCGCGGATGGTCTCTGGCGAAACCATGCCGCAGGTTTCAACGGCGGTCTTGATGCGCCGGGTGCGCGCCTCGCGCAGCAGGGCCACGGCAAATTCACCCTGCAACAGGGGTTCGCCGCCCGAAAGGGTCAGGCCTCCGCCAGAACGGGCGTAGAAGGCCATGTCCTGCTCAACCACTTGCAGCACATCATCCACTGTACGCTTTTTGCCATAAACCAGCAAACCCTGGGCGGGGCATGCCGCAGCGCAGGGCATATGGCATTCGGTGCAGTGGCTGCGGTTTATGTTTAGCTTGTCGTCTTCGCCAAGCGTTATGGAACCATGCGGACAGGCCACAATGCAGTGCCCGCACTTGGAAACCCCCAGGCAGCGGCCAGCGTTAAAGGCCAGTTCCGGTTCGCGTTGCTGTGATTCGGGGTTGCTGCACCAGCGGCAGGAAAGACTACAGCCCTTGAGAAAAACGATGGTTCTTATGCCGGGGCCGTCATGAACCGAATATTTCTGGACGTTAAAAACCATGCCTTGCCGTTGGCTGTCATCCTGACACATAAGACCATCCTTTTATAAAAAAACGGGCGCGGCCAACCTTTCGGCCAGTCGCGCCCGTGGATTTGTTACATCGCGTCGTGTTCGGTACGGGCAATCAGGTCGTTTTGCAGGTCGGGCGACAGATCAACAAAGTAGGCGCTGTACCCGGCAATGCGCACGATGAGGTTGCGGTACTTCTGCGGGTCTTTCTGCGCGGCCACCAGGGTCTGCTTGTTTACCACGTTGAACTGCACATGCCAGAGCTTGAGGTCGCAGAAGGTGCGGATAAAGGACACCAGCTTTTCCGTGCCCTGTTCGCCTTCCACGCACTTGGGCGTGAACTTGATGTTCAGCATGCGGGCGGCGCGGTCGCGCATGCCCATGTTCTTGGTCTGGTAGTTGGAGAGCAGCACGGCGGTGGGGCCGTTGACGTCCGCACCGTGCGAGGCCGAGGAGCCGTCGGAAAGCGGGAAGCCGTCGGTACGGCCATTGGGCGTGGCGGAAACCACCTTGCCGAAGGGCACATGCGAGGTAAAGGGCACATAGCGCACATCGTTGTGGATGCCCAGTTCCTTCATGGAGTACTTGCCGCCGTATTCCACGGAGATCCTGTCGATCTCGCGTCCAATGGCATCGGCATATTCATCGTTGTTGCCGTAGCAGGGGGCGGAACGCAGCAGGGCGCGCACGTCGTCGTAGCCTTCAAAGTTGGCGTCAATGGCGGCCAGCAGCTTGTCCATGGTCAGCTTCTTTTCTTCAAACACAAGCTTTTTCACGGCGGCGAGGGAGTCCACAACAGTGCCAAGCCCCATGTATTCAAAGTAGCCCAGGTTGATGCCTTCAGGAATCTGTTCCTGATGCAGGTCAATGCAGTGCTTCATGCACAGGTCGTGCATGGCCGAGCCCATGGGTTGGGCAAAGTGCTGGGCGCGCAGTTTGTTGATGATGTACTGCTGGGTAAAGGCCGTTTTAAGGAACAGCAGGTGCTGCTGCACATAGGCGTTCCAGAACTCGTCCCAGGTCTTGAAGTTGCGGGGATCGCCGGTTTCCACGCCCAGCAGCTGGTCGCCAAACTTCTTCATGCGGCCATTGCGCAGCACCATTTCCACGGCAGCGGCAAAGTTGATGTACGCGCCGCCGGAGGTATAGGTGTCGCGGTTGGGCATGCGGGCTTCGGTGCAGCCGGAAACCGCGTAGTCCAGGGCTTCTTCAAAGGTTGCGCCCTTGGAAACATAGAGGGGCACGATTTCTTCGTCGTTGATAAGCTTGGGGAAGCCCGAGCCGTACTTGATGGTTTCAGCTACGTCCCAAAGGTAGCGCTCGGGTGCGCGGGAGTGGATGCGGGCCGCGAGGTCGGGATAGTGCAGCGGGAATTCGCGCTTGGACTTGAGGATCAGGTAGGTCAACGCGTTGCTGGCGTCGCGTCCGTCGGTGGTCTGGCCGCCAACTGTCACGGCTTCCCAGTGGGCATAACCTTCGTTGAAAGCGCCGCCGGTGGGCGAAATGTACATGTCGATGAATTCGGCCATGCCCACCCACATGCATTCCAGCAATTCCATGGCCTGGGCATCGTTGAGCTTACCCTCGGCGCGGTCTTTGGCGTAGAAGGGGAAGAAGTACTGGTCCATGCGGCCATTAGAAATGGTGGTGCCGGTCTTCTGCTCGATGCGCGAGAACATCTGGGTGAACCACTGGCTCTGGCAGGCTTCCCAGAAGTCGCGGGCGGGTTCGCCGGGCACGTGGTCGGCATTGTCGGCCATGCGCAGCAGTTCGGCCTTGCGGGTGGGGTCGGTTTCCTTAGCTGCCATTTCGCGGGCGAGCACGGCGTGGCGCTTGGCCCACAGCACGATGGCATCGCACACGATGACAACGGCTTCAAGGAAGGGCCGCTTTTCGCAGGCGTCCTTGCAGCTCAGGGGATCAAGGGCGTCCAGCTTGTCCTGGGCTTCTTTCTTGATGCTGTTGAAACCGCGTTTCAGGATCTTTTCAAAATCGTGCACCCACTGGATGGACGAGCGGAAGGACGAGGTTTCATTGACGATGAAGCGCGAGATGAGCCCCATGGGGTCATCATAGGTCAGCTTGTGCACTTCGGCGGGCAGAGCGGCGTTGAGGGCTTCATGGTAGGTCTTGCCCTTCCAGTACGGCGCAATTTCTTCAATAACGCGTTTGGCGTCTTCAGGCGTGATAGTGGCGGGCGAGGTTTTGCGGGTGGGCAGATCGCGCACGGCGATATCCAGAAAGTCGCCGTCCAGTTCGGGGTACAGGATGCCGTAACGGCCATCGCAACCGGCGCGGCCAAGCAGCAGCTGGTCTTCCTGCACATAGACA from Desulfovibrio sp. UIB00 harbors:
- a CDS encoding lipoate--protein ligase, translated to MRFIYNPCTDASFNLAAEEWLLRNSETDIFMLWRNAASVIVGRNQNSHSEINADYVQQHGIPVVRRLTGGGAVFHDLGNINFTFISLNNHSGLLDFKRFATPITEALNALGVPCEFNGRNDMVVGESKISGNAQHMHRDRLLHHGTLLYSANLDSVCAALKPSPAKYIDKSVKSVRGRVGNIVDFLPQPMPIEEFINYLMRFVAGEDSIGQTALSAEEITAIEALAEERYRSWYWNFGYSPNYAFERSTKTPSGVLDVHMDVRDGIIADIRLFGDYFGVRDVTELEDMLCGCRHEREALERRLALVHIDAFIQGIGDRMFLDCLF
- a CDS encoding DMT family transporter; translated protein: MRVGVRAGNATVKTHASPLVVAALTTLVMILFAANSLLCRFALAEGQNAHPLNPSAYTALRAISAAAMLWLLQMRRGGNPLRAGSWGAALALFGYMACFSWAYVRLSAGAGALVIAVAVQAGMLVAGLRLGQHPGKAQSLGIGLAMAGLIYLLLPGLDAPPAGAATVIFCSGLCWAAYTIYGRGGDNAAAATAGNFIRCVPLAVALLAWAVAFDQAGMPAAWPWAGVVCALAAGALASALGYVLWYAVLRWLSVPSAAVVQLSVPLITALGGAMLMDETLGLRLLVSALAILGGIFCATALPHLLRRH
- a CDS encoding glycyl radical protein is translated as MSTTTCECRSPQEQRLYDKIEGREDKFRTTHTRVFKLLERFEGQKPRIDIERALYFTQSMQETDGQPLVLRWAKALMHIAKNMTVYVQEDQLLLGRAGCDGRYGILYPELDGDFLDIAVRDLPTRKTSPATITPEDAKRVIEEIAPYWKGKTYHEALNAALPAEVHKLTYDDPMGLISRFIVNETSSFRSSIQWVHDFEKILKRGFNSIKKEAQDKLDALDPLSCKDACEKRPFLEAVVIVCDAIVLWAKRHAVLAREMAAKETDPTRKAELLRMADNADHVPGEPARDFWEACQSQWFTQMFSRIEQKTGTTISNGRMDQYFFPFYAKDRAEGKLNDAQAMELLECMWVGMAEFIDMYISPTGGAFNEGYAHWEAVTVGGQTTDGRDASNALTYLILKSKREFPLHYPDLAARIHSRAPERYLWDVAETIKYGSGFPKLINDEEIVPLYVSKGATFEEALDYAVSGCTEARMPNRDTYTSGGAYINFAAAVEMVLRNGRMKKFGDQLLGVETGDPRNFKTWDEFWNAYVQQHLLFLKTAFTQQYIINKLRAQHFAQPMGSAMHDLCMKHCIDLHQEQIPEGINLGYFEYMGLGTVVDSLAAVKKLVFEEKKLTMDKLLAAIDANFEGYDDVRALLRSAPCYGNNDEYADAIGREIDRISVEYGGKYSMKELGIHNDVRYVPFTSHVPFGKVVSATPNGRTDGFPLSDGSSASHGADVNGPTAVLLSNYQTKNMGMRDRAARMLNIKFTPKCVEGEQGTEKLVSFIRTFCDLKLWHVQFNVVNKQTLVAAQKDPQKYRNLIVRIAGYSAYFVDLSPDLQNDLIARTEHDAM
- a CDS encoding sigma 54-interacting transcriptional regulator — its product is MACRSSELLSKHVERILDALPEGVFISDAAGTSLQVNRMYEQLTGLTQEQIRGKNVRDLVQEGTFDCILNPEIVRTGRPTTHVQQLKNGKKLVLTGFPVFDAKGDLCLVVTFARDVTLLAQLQDQVAGQCKLIDQINDQLAYIAQGAAKSREPVYASRAMGDVVSLLRRFADTDATVLILGETGAGKDVFARYTHSQSARNDKILLKVDCGGISESLTESELFGYMPGAFTGASNKGKAGYFEIADGSTIFLDEVGELPLSMQTRLLRVLQDGEIMRVGASSPRKVDVRIIAATNRDLAESVEAGTFRRDLYYRLNVATVRIPPLRERQEDVRPLAEHYLAQYTAKYHKAMAFMDVTLDIMTAYSWPGNVRELQNLVHSLVITLSGPLISPRDLPPQISGAPREASCYSEDILAARRPLRDIMAEMERDFLLKAIEVHGSVQRVAELFQINRSTVFRKLQGARRID
- a CDS encoding MarR family transcriptional regulator produces the protein MSASTRDLVGIIINRTSRTWRTKLDERLSHLGLTQARWLVLMHLSRMNGKALQKDLAVSVGVEGPTLVRVLDGLERMGLVERVGVEGDRRARRICLTPKADSVINDILSIGTKLRVEALTGISDADLEVFYRVTEVILANLLSASAK
- a CDS encoding glycyl-radical enzyme activating protein, with the protein product MCQDDSQRQGMVFNVQKYSVHDGPGIRTIVFLKGCSLSCRWCSNPESQQREPELAFNAGRCLGVSKCGHCIVACPHGSITLGEDDKLNINRSHCTECHMPCAAACPAQGLLVYGKKRTVDDVLQVVEQDMAFYARSGGGLTLSGGEPLLQGEFAVALLREARTRRIKTAVETCGMVSPETIREAAPYLNYVLFDIKHMDSAVHEAQTGLSNRHILENFRILAEEFSDLPILARTPVIPGFNDSEEAIAAIAGFLKPFERVEYEMLPYHRLGTQKYQFLDRPVPMGDVKLETEHMNRLQAVAQAILGDRLRVPH